A stretch of the Capsicum annuum cultivar UCD-10X-F1 chromosome 10, UCD10Xv1.1, whole genome shotgun sequence genome encodes the following:
- the LOC107844279 gene encoding transcription factor bHLH84-like — protein sequence MEPVASMSEGDWSSFSGMCFTEEADFMAQFLGNCSLPNELPGSSNYGASSSFWNGHDHESNMNMEGVPMYSSNDSMYSGGSGILFHPPSHETYYPSYSRPILMRNDSSITTEHGVMDASNPIEGDDFLNQDVSNDSMEFDVNMNEAVLDGKVLQLGRIDYEQFPRDKMDHSPSDSSKKRALLHGPVPKNKRSTKLQMDLKTGDMDGKNKAVLQRQNSVISCCSVDESNVSLKLTQKSRASRGSATDPQSLYARKRRERINERLKILQSLVPNGTKVDISTMLEEAVQYVKFLQLQIKLLSSDDLWMYAPIAYNGMDIGLDRRIGVPK from the exons ATGGAGCCGGTGGCATCAATGTCTGAAGGAGATTGGAGCTCCTTCAGCGGAATGTGTTTTACTGAGGAGGCTGATTTCATGGCACAGTTTCTCGGTAACTGTTCACTTCCGAATGAGCTACCAGGTAGTTCAAACTATGGTGCTTCCTCCAGTTTTTGGAATGGTCatgatcatgaatccaacatgaacATGGAAGGAGTTCCTATGTATTCTTCAAATGATAGTATGTATAGTGGCGGTAGTGGTATTCTCTTCCACCCTCCAAGTCATGAAACTTACTATCCAAGTTATTCTCGGCCTATCTTGATGAGAAATGATAGTTCAATAACGACAGAACATGGTGTGATGGATGCTAGTAATCCAATTGAAGGAGATGACTTCCTTAACCAAGATGTCAGTAATGACAGCATGGAGTTTGATGTAAACATGAATGAAGCTGTTCTTGATGGAAAAGTCTTGCAGCTAGGAAGAATAGATTATGAGCAATTTCCGAGAGATAAAATGGATCATAGTCCATCAGACAGCTCTAAGAAAAGAGCCCTGTTGCATGGTCCT GTTCCAAAGAACAAGAGAAGCACAAAGCTGCAAATGGACCTTAAAACTGGCGATATGGATGGAAAAAACAAGGCTGTCCTTCAGAGACAGAACTCTGTGATCAGTTGCTGCTCAGTAGATGAATCTAATGTTTCTctcaagttgacccaaaaatccAGAGCCAGCAGGGGTTCAGCAACTGACCCTCAAAGCTTGTATGCTAGG aaaagaagagagagaattaATGAGAGATTGAAGATCTTACAGAGTCTCGTCCCTAACGGAACTAAG GTTGACATCAGCACCATGCTTGAAGAGGCAGTCCAGTATGTCAAATTTTTGCAACTACAAATCAAG